The nucleotide window AAGACAACATTCTCCACTCTAAActttatataggcctactatCTTTTTTCAGCGAAGTGAAAAAATATTATTCTTTCGAGAAATGACAtggaaaaaaactaaatgttAAATCTGGTTGTATAGGCCTACTAGGCAGCCTAAGTGTGGAGAAACTTTCGTTTTCGTAATACAAATAGAATGACCAAATGTATAATTACGTTTTAATAGGAAATAAGCTTTAGGGTTGTTctgattttattattttaattgtGACAGTCATTGAGAACATTGACAGCCATCGGTAATTGAGAACAATTATAGGCCTATAGGCCTATGGATGATAGCTTCAAAGTTTAAATGCAGGGAGTTGAATTCTCAACGTTGGCGTTGAGAATTCGCCTAAAGATTCGCCTAAAGATTCGATAAATAATTTTTCCATCGTTTCCCATGGTGGAAGataatatttctttttttatgtttcCTGCGTGATGAGTCCTGTCTCCACTGACGGGCATGGTAAGCCTCTCAGGCCGCATCATCCAAGCAGAGTTCATCTTGGCCCGGCCCTTAGAAACAGATCAAAATGATGGGCTCCAAAACCCcagaaatcaaaacaaacatatAGAGACTCCAATGGTCCTGATGCGTAGATGATTTTACCATAtgagaaaaaaatgaaataataataaacgTTTTTAATTCGCATACTGAGGATCTGTCAGGCGCACATAGCTTCAAACTCCACTTCAGAGTCATATTCATGCCAGGTTGATCTTTAAGACTGAACAGTTAAAAATTGCACGGTTACAAACATGATTGGACGCATGATAGGCTGTATTACTTTTAATAAGACAGACATTGTCATAACATTGCCCAAAGTACAATTTCATGCAGCATTAATGCAACCAgatgaatgtaaaaaaacacacatttgggCTCACATTAACTGCACAATCTTGTTTTGAATTGACTTGGAATGGACAACTCCCtcagatctttttttttctttttttgcaatGGAAATAGTGGCTCATTGCCATACAGAAGGCCGTGTACAATGGCCCAGGTCCCATTAAATCTGCGAAAGTTCCTTCCTGAGACAAACATTGCCAGAAATAGTCATCTTGGCCTGGTTTTATGTTTCGAAGAGGACAGCAATAATTCTCTGTTATAATAAAATGATATAATAATGAAAATGATTTAATTGAACTGATCCGAGAGCATCTCCTCTGGATAAATTTATGCTAAATTAATGTTATTGGCCAAACTCATTTTTCCTTAACATAATAAGGCTTCCTGAAAATATGACACCAAGCAATCAAGCACAAAATGTGTTGTGTAGCAAAGACGAGTCAAACTTGGTTTTCAACCCACTGAGTAGTCTATTGTGTTACCCATGGTTTCACAAAATCAGACGAACACAATAGTTTCAAAGGTAGGGTTCATTAAAACAGTGTTTTCTTTTACTGGGGGTGGGCAATTCTTTACTTGTGTTGTGACATATTCTGTTTTGCATAAACGATGGGAAATCTAGTATGGTCAGGCTCACAAGAGATGTTAAATGAGAATTACATATTGCATGCGTAAATTTTGAAGTAGGCAAACACATGTCTCAAGCGAACGCTGGGTGTACTTTACCACTTTGACAGGTTTTAATGCTACTTTCAAAGGACACATAGACACCTTAAATATCTGAGGCGTGCTAACCCTCATCGCGTCTCCTACATCCCCTTCCCTGGATTTTTTTGACTGCATGATCGAGGGCAGAACGTTATATTTCATTTCTAATTTTAACCCGGAAAGGTGTCACTCGAAAACTACGTGATAGGAGGGAGTCAGGGAATGAATGCAGTATAACGATGCGTTCTGTAGTACTGGTTACAGCATgcgatttgagagagagagataaagataaagaagtgtgtgtgtgataaagaagtatgtgtgtgtatacacgcgCGTGTCTTCAAGGGCATTTAATTTATTTGATTGGCAATGGAGATGACACTCTTACATGCATAAACATACAGTCatagcccacacacatacacacacacacacacgcttatttTCAGTAAGGTTCAGGGTGCAACTATTGTATTTTAGTGCTGGGAATCGGTTTGCGTGACCTATTTGCTGAAAATGTAATGATTAATAGCTTACACCACTTATATTAAACTAATGATAGTTTAAACGTAATAGTAAAACGTTTGGACATTAATAATAAAACATTATGATTCTTGCATTCACTTATAATAATTACAATATTAGTAGGCCACAAAAAAACGCCCACGCTATgtcattatttattattaagaTATCAATATTCTTCGTATCATTATTTCAGTAGCCTATGATAGTTAGAGTAATGGTatgaaaatcccccccccccccccccaaatttgtcattgttcaactCCTCACACTGTGTGACTTTGTCTGTTCTTGTACGGTAAGTCTCAAACCATCTCCTCAGAAGTTAATTATGTTTTCGTTTTAGTGGGGAATAGATTTCCTTTGTTTATTATGAGCATAGGGACGGATTTGCGTCACCGTGCAACTTGCAGGTCGAGATAAAGTTGCACAAATATTGAAAAAGGGAAGTTCCAACAGTCATTATAAAGTTTCCCCCTTTTGCGCCGGAAGAAATAAGGATTTCTGCTGTATCCTAAAATACTAAAACAGGTTCTATTTTTGAACAAATCTAGCAGGCATATCCGCTCATTTAACACGAATCTAGACCATCAAAAACAGGATGAGCTGAATCTAATAGAAACTCCTTTGAGAAACTCCTAGGCTACCCTGTAGACTTTACGCACATAAAGGCCTGTCTGCATACGCTTGCAATGAATTTACTGGGGATGGGTTTATTATTATGTACAATTTAAATGTAGGCCTAATACAAATGCAATCAGAATACACCCATTCATACATTTCAGAATGTATTCCTACGGATCCTACATTTAAGTGAAATCTGCAATCTAAAGTGGACCGTTTGGCAGTGTTTAAAGGAGTCTGCGTGGTAAACAGCAGCAATGCGAATGGAAATAAACTTGCATTGCAGTTATTTAGAATTGTTACTTATGTGGAGAACATTTAGGTCTGGAGTTTAGGCAACAAAATTAATTTAAATATATGTACTTTGTAGTACTGTATAATTATAAGTCACACAGGATTTTCATAAACATGTTAGACTATCTCGATAACACATAGGCCTGCAATTACACATACTCATTTACATAAAACATAGCCCACAATGTTTGAGTCAACCAAGACATTGTCAATGTCAATATCAGACACCGAATCTCCATCGCAAGGGCGTGTTAAACGTGAGGACCAGACCTCCATTGGCTAGGAAGTAACCAATCGCTATCAGAGTTGAAACTTCATTTTGGAACCAACAGGCTATAGTTTGAGAGTTGTGAGAACTGTTGCTGGCACCTACTATAAGGACACAACTATCTCTGACTCCTCACCAACGTACATGCCTATTACATTATCTTGACGACTTTGATAAACTAAAGACGTAGAGTCCAGGATGTATACAGCCGGACTAAACCCGTTTTACGCATCAAACTTTAGTCTTTGGTCTGCTTATTGCACGGGGGGTTTTGCAGTGGATACAATGAAGAAACCCTCATTTTGCATTGCAGACATATTGCAGGTTGGGGATACCGAAAACATCCCGGGGTCGTCGGCCCTCATGGCTCATATGGGACACCGTTCTCAGGTTCAGTCCTCCGGGTCTCCGTTGCGTCCTTCTCCGGTTGCTCCAGAGCCCTCACTTTACGGTGCGAGAGTGAACCCAGCGTCTCCGTATCACAGACATGGAATACACTTAACTTCTCTCTCAAGAACAGCGCTCAGCTCCCAACAAGCTCCCCCACCTTCAAGTAAAGACCTGAAGTTCGGAATCGATAGGATATTGTCAACAGATTTCGACATAAAAATGAAAGAAACGACATCATTAAGAGGTATGTTTTAATTAGCACTTCGAAATGCAGTCTCTAAAATGAACGAGTCAACCACTTGCCATTATCTAAAAACAGCTAAGATGAACTATTTTCCCTTTCTGTCAGTAAAATAAAGCATTCAAGAAATCTATCATGCCATGAAGTCACATTCAGGGCCTCTCATTTATTAAATAACTAATGACAAAAGCAAGCACTGGAAATATGTGTAGGCCTTATGGCCTTATTTTATTTACTCTCTTAACCCTCTAATGCAAACACCTACGTTTCCACCATAAAATTGAAAGGCTACATTCGAGCTTCGGTTCATGTTCCTTTAGATTTTGTCAGACATTAATGATAAACAGACGTAGCGGTAATATTTATTGGTTTATCTCTCGCCCTGTGACAGATCTTACATCCATTGTTAGCTCGAACCGTCAGTCAGGGATTCACGTCCCAGTGCAGCCCTCGGCGAGCCACTACTTCGCGTCCATAGACCCTGGGATGAGCGACGCATCCTCCATGATGAGCTCACTAAACAGCGCCAGGCAATCAGGGCAGCATCAGTTTCAGGACACCTTCCCAGGTAGACGTCCTTACGTACAGGGCCTTTTAGACACACAGGGTATAATGGCGTCCAATCAGACAAACAAATTTTCACTACATTAAGATAAGCTTTATTAGTGCCCACATTCGTAAATATTTGGTGCATGGTAGCCTGTCCCCTGTCTAAATGTATCTAAGTTGGTGTGTACTGAACAAGTGACCTTTTTCTTCATACTTTATGAAATATAATTACCTTATCCTCTGTGTCTTTCTATTTGTTCAGGTCCATATGCTGTACTTACGAAAGACACAATGCCACAGACATACAAAAGGAAAAGGTCTTGGTCCAGGGCAGTCTTCTCTAACCTGCAGAGAAAGGGACTTGAGAAACGCtttgaaatacaaaaatatgTGACCAAACCTGACAGAAAACAACTGGCTGCAATGCTTGGACTTACAGACGCACAGGtaagtttttattgatttataatAACCAAGCCGAGTTATACAACTTCATTTCAGAACACCACAATTGCGCATGGCTTTGTagtcagagacaggaagttTCCACTCAAGGATACACCCCACAATTTAGCCTGTAAGCAGTAGCTTACCTTACGCAATGGATACTTCTGAGGAAATGAAAGTCAATTACAACAAATTATTGCAAATAGAGAGGTCACAGAGGTCAAACTTGGTTAAATaattcatcaaacacacacaagcactagtTTGATTTGCGGAGTAGGCTATGGAAACGTTGATTTATCTGAGATAATTTCACTCCGTACATGTTTAGGCTTTAACTCTTGTCATTACTTTGCAGGTCAAAGTGTGGTTCCAGAACAGGCGTATGAAGTGGAGACATTCTAAAGAAGCACAGGCACAGAAAgacaaggagaaggagcagcCAGACAAAACACTAGTAGAGGCCGAGCCCAAAGAACCGGAGGAGTCCGAGTGTGAGAGTGAGGCGAGCGAATCTGAATTCGATGAGGGACAAGAAGACAAGAGTGATGTTGACATCACTGAACATATTAAGACTAGTGTCATCATGACAGGGGCTACCCCAGTGAATACAGTGGAGACAACAATCAATCCTCTCACAGACGCTGTGGCATCATCGCAAATGGTGATGTGAATGGACTTGGTCAATTTTCGTCATTTGATAACGGTAATTTAAGTATTTTTATAATTGAGACAGATATTATTGAAATGCATAGATAGGTTTATGCTGTGCAAAGCATCAGCTATGTGCCTATTTTTTAAGTTCCTTAAGAATAACACCTTTTAGGAGCACCATGTGCATGACCCTTTCCTTAAATGAAGGAAATATTCAGTTGTGAATTTTAACCACTTTTTCACATTATGAAAATCTCTGAATATTAAATAATGATGATGTAATTTTCCCTCAAAGCGTTGATGCATATTGTTGTATAATAATATGTCCATAATAAGTTGCActgaaaatattgtaaataAAAGGTTTCTTACATTTAAGCCTATGCACAGaccaaacatttatttatttatgtaaatgcaaaataatattgtttgttgttgttgatataGACATAATATTATTTTTGTAAGTTATGTTATTACTATTATTCAAGCTATGTTTAATAGGCTACTGTAATTGACTTCACTCCTTTTTTCTCGTTTCCTGTCAGATGGTCTTTGTAGTCTAAATGCATCATTTATGTCTCTAATATTCAGCTTAGAAGCTGATTTCGAACAAAATGATGTGATTGTGCTTTAACTCCCTGGTTACAAGTGTTCATATTAAGAGTTGTATTTCTAGTCTATAGGCTAAAAACAAAACCACACAATTTATTTCTTATTTGGCTCCTTTCAAAACATTCAGAGACAAGTTACAGTACAGTATCATCAGTAGCTTTTTACTGTGGCACACATGGTGATTGCATATACGCTATTCTAATGAACATGCTGCCTTGGCAAaatataacaagcacacaagaGTGGGGTTAACAGTCCTTTGCTGCTTTTAGTTAGATTACTTTACAAGGTAGATAAGTTTTCCTGAATCCTCAAAAGAAGGCTTTAAAACTTGTAAGGCAATGCATATATTCTGAGATATTTCTGACTTTATTCAGTGCAGAATTATACATAAATTGATTCACCTGTTGGTCAGTTTGCTCGATAACTTTGGCCtcttctttgtctctgtgtgggaCCAGCACTGGTGAATGACAGTGAGTCCAAGCCTTAGAGCTAGGACTAGGCTATTAGACCTCAGCATCATAGTCTTTATTTCTCCATTGAAGGTAATTTATCAGGATCATGATGTTATTCAAGCTCTGGAGGGCtgaattaattaatttaaaCATCTTATATAAATATGTGATTTCTATTGTTAAATATTAGTcataaacattttacaaattATCATTTGACATCACTTGGCTCTTACCATGTTACACTAATATAAGTCAGTTAAGTTATTTTCTACAGAAAATGCTAGAAGAAATGTGGGGCGCTTCAGAAAGCGGCAGGAGCACAGGGAGATTTATAGTTTGTATACATTTGCTGGCTCCAGAAATCAGCAAAGAAATGGAcaagtatattttatatatccAGGCGCTGATCTAAGAATCAAAACTATCTCCATTTATGGACATCTATACTTCTCAAGTAAT belongs to Osmerus mordax isolate fOsmMor3 chromosome 8, fOsmMor3.pri, whole genome shotgun sequence and includes:
- the hlx1 gene encoding H2.0-like homeobox protein isoform X1, whose translation is MYTAGLNPFYASNFSLWSAYCTGGFAVDTMKKPSFCIADILQVGDTENIPGSSALMAHMGHRSQVQSSGSPLRPSPVAPEPSLYGARVNPASPYHRHGIHLTSLSRTALSSQQAPPPSSKDLKFGIDRILSTDFDIKMKETTSLRDLTSIVSSNRQSGIHVPVQPSASHYFASIDPGMSDASSMMSSLNSARQSGQHQFQDTFPGPYAVLTKDTMPQTYKRKRSWSRAVFSNLQRKGLEKRFEIQKYVTKPDRKQLAAMLGLTDAQVKVWFQNRRMKWRHSKEAQAQKDKEKEQPDKTLVEAEPKEPEESECESEASESEFDEGQEDKSDVDITEHIKTSVIMTGATPVNTVETTINPLTDAVASSQMVM
- the hlx1 gene encoding H2.0-like homeobox protein isoform X2, with protein sequence MYTAGLNPFYASNFSLWSAYCTGGFAVDTMKKPSFCIADILQVGDTENIPGSSALMAHMGHRSQVQSSGSPLRPSPVAPEPSLYGARVNPASPYHRHGIHLTSLSRTALSSQQAPPPSSKDLKFGIDRILSTDFDIKMKETTSLRGPYAVLTKDTMPQTYKRKRSWSRAVFSNLQRKGLEKRFEIQKYVTKPDRKQLAAMLGLTDAQVKVWFQNRRMKWRHSKEAQAQKDKEKEQPDKTLVEAEPKEPEESECESEASESEFDEGQEDKSDVDITEHIKTSVIMTGATPVNTVETTINPLTDAVASSQMVM